In one window of Ignatzschineria indica DNA:
- a CDS encoding GmrSD restriction endonuclease domain-containing protein translates to MTSNNKNDGVRELSIGELFKEPNTAYMIPMYQRNYAWREAEIEQLIEDIESYVNGDQKKYYIGTLVVYQRDDGIFEVIDGQQRLTTLTLILLAFNCLDKKVFENTGLDIQSWRQSAKLTFECRPKSIATLEMIQKGGDLTALDAEDYNQGIITGYHIIKKTFQRKLQSREAREAFLQYLLNSVHIARIEVPQGTDLNHYFEVMNNRGEQLEKHEIIKANLLSKLSEEDRPILSQVWDGVANMERYLQYAFEPEPRSAIFGNEWQSLQVTDYDGLKSILKADTTKTEVSHHLVATEAPTIKTLIANITTKDHREKNSNDAGDTPERFQVVLSFSSFLLHVLRIFVQTKLYPKQFDRSDLALVDNDLPDVALDDKQLIQQFNEYLLEKDLFSGETAESKALENEIISERIKQFTYLLLQCKYLFDHYVIKRDTSKEDLWGIRALKKYSPSANYVNTFTGGETETTDVKRMILLQTAFHYSIPSPHYKHWLSGLLYFLVNEQSDREMLQEIKAQAYLDYMERLARRYTFWRYLAKDEDRTAKGGYGNMLFNNENVATSMTEKDIPLDKLSYFGIENHFVFYYLDYLIWQEAQDDRELIRDYTMVAGGSIEHFYPQNPKNEKRLDQQSTDENGKERGTENNNEEPAIRTVDRFGNLFLISRNQNSKIGNDLPGAKIDHYHKRDIDNQKIVSLKLYRMIKLINSEQKDPNNREQYIELMGKHEDDMCDLLKSSMSAFNKAIN, encoded by the coding sequence ATGACGAGCAATAACAAAAATGATGGCGTCAGAGAATTGAGCATCGGCGAGCTATTCAAGGAGCCTAATACCGCTTATATGATTCCGATGTATCAGCGCAATTATGCTTGGCGCGAGGCGGAGATTGAACAGCTCATCGAAGATATTGAGAGCTATGTTAATGGCGATCAGAAAAAATACTATATCGGGACGTTAGTGGTCTATCAGCGTGATGATGGGATCTTTGAGGTGATTGATGGACAGCAACGGCTAACAACGCTGACTTTGATCTTATTGGCTTTTAATTGTTTGGACAAAAAAGTTTTTGAAAACACAGGGTTAGATATTCAAAGCTGGCGACAAAGTGCGAAGCTCACTTTCGAATGTCGGCCGAAATCAATTGCGACTTTAGAGATGATTCAAAAAGGGGGGGATCTTACGGCGTTAGATGCGGAGGATTATAACCAAGGGATCATAACCGGTTATCATATTATCAAAAAGACTTTTCAGCGGAAATTGCAAAGTAGAGAGGCGAGGGAAGCCTTTTTGCAATATCTACTCAACTCTGTTCACATCGCCCGTATCGAAGTGCCTCAAGGGACAGATCTCAATCACTATTTTGAAGTGATGAATAATCGCGGGGAACAGCTAGAAAAACACGAAATTATCAAAGCGAATCTACTCTCTAAACTCTCGGAAGAGGATCGGCCTATTTTGAGTCAAGTGTGGGATGGCGTTGCCAATATGGAGCGCTACCTACAATATGCTTTTGAGCCTGAACCGAGAAGCGCGATCTTTGGGAATGAGTGGCAGAGTTTGCAGGTCACGGATTATGATGGATTAAAGTCGATTTTAAAAGCAGATACAACTAAAACAGAGGTAAGTCATCATTTAGTAGCGACAGAAGCGCCGACAATCAAAACGCTCATTGCAAATATCACGACTAAAGATCATAGAGAGAAAAATAGCAATGACGCAGGAGATACGCCAGAGCGCTTTCAGGTGGTACTCTCATTTTCGAGCTTTCTACTACACGTTCTGCGGATCTTTGTGCAGACGAAGTTATATCCCAAGCAATTTGATCGAAGTGATCTAGCGTTAGTTGATAATGATCTTCCCGATGTGGCGCTTGATGATAAGCAGTTAATTCAACAGTTTAATGAGTACCTATTAGAGAAAGATCTTTTCTCGGGGGAAACAGCGGAATCAAAAGCATTGGAAAATGAGATCATATCTGAACGGATCAAACAATTTACCTATCTGCTACTTCAATGCAAATATCTCTTTGATCACTATGTCATAAAACGGGATACAAGCAAAGAAGATCTGTGGGGAATCAGGGCGCTGAAAAAATATAGTCCGAGTGCAAACTATGTGAATACTTTTACCGGCGGAGAGACTGAAACGACAGATGTGAAGCGAATGATTCTATTGCAAACTGCATTTCACTACTCTATTCCGTCGCCCCATTATAAGCATTGGCTCTCAGGATTACTCTATTTCTTGGTCAATGAGCAATCAGATAGGGAGATGCTTCAAGAGATTAAGGCACAAGCCTACTTAGACTATATGGAGCGTTTAGCTCGGCGTTACACTTTTTGGCGTTATCTTGCTAAAGATGAAGATAGAACGGCGAAAGGGGGTTATGGCAATATGCTCTTTAATAATGAGAATGTCGCTACCTCGATGACTGAAAAAGATATTCCTTTAGATAAGTTGAGCTATTTCGGAATTGAGAATCATTTTGTCTTCTATTATCTCGATTACCTTATTTGGCAAGAGGCGCAAGATGATAGAGAGCTTATCCGAGATTACACAATGGTGGCCGGCGGTTCAATTGAGCATTTCTATCCGCAAAATCCCAAAAATGAGAAGCGCTTAGATCAGCAATCTACAGATGAAAATGGTAAAGAACGGGGGACGGAGAATAATAACGAAGAACCGGCAATCCGCACTGTTGATCGTTTTGGGAATCTTTTCTTAATCTCTCGCAACCAAAACTCTAAAATTGGCAATGATCTGCCGGGCGCGAAGATTGATCATTACCATAAGAGAGATATCGATAATCAGAAAATTGTGAGTTTAAAACTCTATCGGATGATTAAGTTAATCAACAGCGAACAGAAAGATCCCAATAATCGGGAGCAATATATTGAGCTGATGGGTAAACATGAAGATGATATGTGTGATCTTCTGAAAAGCTCAATGAGCGCATTTAATAAAGCTATTAATTAA
- a CDS encoding type I restriction endonuclease subunit R has product MSHVGSRERETQDKVVSFFQKELGYRYLGNWHDRANNRNIEEEILSNWLARRGVSHELINRVLRKIDKATALGEGKKLYDANREFYELLRYGVKERETVGEQNQTIWLIDWENPDNNDFAIAEEVSVKGVNNKRPDIVLYVNGIALAVLELKRSSVLVSEGIRQNLDNQKPEFIRHFFATIQLVMAGNNTQGLRYGTIETPEKYFLEWKETPGNGHSNRLDEDLSLLCNKSRFLQIIHDFIVFDAGIKKTCRHNQYFGVEAAKKRIETREGGIIWHTQGSGKSLTMVWLAKWIKENIENSRVLIITDRTELDEQIEKVFKGVNEDIYRTKSGADLIATLNQINPWLICSLIHKFGRQIDASEDEIATEEFITEIKNAIPQDFKAKGDLFVFVDECHRTQSGKLHEAMKLILPDAMFIGFTGTPLMKKDKKKSIEVFGSYIHTYKFDEAVKDGVILDLRYEARDIDQHLTQPDRIDAWFEAKTKGLTNVAKQALKKRWGTMQNLLSSKDRLSKIVNDIAFDLITKPCLVNGQGNAILVCSSVYQACQLYELFVRNTDLAEKVAIITSYQPTATSIKGEESGEGETENLFKYKIYREMLARYFGQSEEEAAKRVEEFERVVKQRFIEEPGQMRLLIVVDKLLTGFDAPPATYLYIDKKMADHNLFQAICRVNRLNGDDKEYGYIVDYKDLFHSLDKAITDYTQGAFDGYDDEDVAGILKDRLTEAKQDLEDALEMVKAHCEPVKAPRETENFIHYFCGNSENKDDAIEREALRLVFYQDVSKLVRAYSNLANEMIPAGFTEYEAEQIHSEVRFYQNVRDEIKVASGDLIDMKLYEPAMRKLIDMYITADPSEVLTDFHELGLIELIVKKGADGLKELPEGIRNSPEAMAETIENNIRKKIVDENPINPKYYEQMSVLLDELIKERREQALDYKLYLEEILALSKRVLNPDQGLSDYPSMIDTPAKKALYDNLQQQEKLVLKIDNAIRETKKADWIGDRFKEREISQAIYNASDEALSHEEIEPILELVKAQREYR; this is encoded by the coding sequence ATGAGTCATGTAGGTAGTCGTGAGAGAGAAACACAAGATAAAGTCGTCAGTTTTTTTCAAAAAGAGTTAGGTTATCGCTATTTAGGTAATTGGCATGATCGTGCTAATAATCGCAATATTGAAGAGGAAATTCTCTCAAATTGGCTTGCAAGACGTGGTGTTTCCCATGAGCTAATTAATCGAGTGCTTAGAAAGATTGATAAGGCGACTGCGTTGGGAGAGGGGAAAAAGCTCTATGATGCTAATCGAGAATTTTATGAGCTACTTCGTTATGGCGTTAAAGAGCGAGAAACAGTAGGGGAGCAAAATCAAACAATCTGGTTAATAGATTGGGAGAATCCAGATAATAATGATTTTGCAATTGCAGAGGAGGTCTCTGTTAAAGGGGTTAATAACAAGCGCCCCGATATTGTTCTTTATGTTAATGGGATTGCTTTAGCTGTTTTAGAATTGAAACGCTCTTCCGTGTTGGTATCTGAAGGAATTCGACAAAATTTAGATAATCAGAAGCCTGAGTTTATTCGTCACTTTTTTGCCACTATTCAGTTGGTCATGGCGGGGAATAATACACAAGGATTGCGTTACGGAACCATAGAAACACCAGAAAAATATTTCTTAGAGTGGAAAGAAACGCCTGGGAATGGTCACTCTAATAGACTCGATGAAGATCTAAGCCTTTTGTGCAATAAGTCTCGATTTCTTCAAATTATTCATGACTTTATTGTCTTTGACGCAGGTATTAAAAAGACTTGCCGGCATAATCAATACTTTGGTGTTGAAGCGGCTAAAAAACGCATTGAGACGAGAGAGGGCGGCATTATTTGGCATACGCAAGGCTCTGGGAAAAGTTTAACAATGGTTTGGCTTGCCAAATGGATTAAGGAGAATATTGAAAATAGCCGAGTACTGATTATTACTGACCGAACAGAGCTTGATGAGCAGATTGAGAAGGTCTTTAAAGGGGTTAATGAAGATATCTATCGTACGAAAAGTGGAGCCGATCTTATTGCAACACTTAACCAGATCAATCCCTGGTTAATCTGTTCTCTTATCCATAAATTTGGGCGCCAGATAGATGCTTCTGAAGATGAGATCGCTACAGAAGAATTTATTACTGAGATCAAAAATGCGATTCCGCAAGATTTTAAGGCAAAAGGTGATCTCTTTGTCTTTGTGGATGAGTGTCATAGAACTCAATCTGGAAAACTACATGAAGCGATGAAATTGATCTTACCAGATGCCATGTTTATCGGTTTTACCGGAACGCCATTAATGAAAAAGGATAAGAAGAAATCAATCGAGGTCTTTGGAAGTTATATTCATACCTATAAGTTTGATGAAGCAGTCAAGGATGGTGTCATTTTAGATCTCCGTTATGAGGCACGTGATATCGATCAACACTTAACACAGCCTGATCGTATAGATGCTTGGTTTGAAGCAAAAACAAAGGGCTTAACTAATGTTGCTAAACAAGCTCTTAAGAAGCGCTGGGGAACGATGCAGAATCTTTTATCGAGCAAAGATCGCCTTAGTAAAATTGTAAATGATATTGCATTTGATCTAATAACCAAGCCATGTTTAGTTAATGGGCAAGGAAATGCAATTTTAGTCTGCTCCAGTGTCTATCAAGCCTGTCAACTTTATGAGTTATTTGTTCGTAATACGGATCTTGCAGAAAAAGTAGCCATTATTACGAGTTATCAGCCGACGGCAACATCGATTAAAGGGGAGGAGAGTGGAGAGGGTGAAACAGAGAATCTCTTTAAATATAAGATCTATCGGGAAATGTTAGCTCGATATTTTGGTCAGTCAGAAGAGGAGGCGGCCAAAAGAGTAGAAGAGTTTGAACGTGTAGTAAAACAGAGGTTTATTGAAGAGCCCGGCCAGATGCGACTTCTCATTGTAGTTGATAAACTTTTGACGGGATTTGATGCACCCCCAGCAACCTATCTTTATATCGATAAAAAGATGGCAGATCACAATCTTTTTCAAGCAATTTGCCGTGTTAATCGTTTAAATGGTGATGATAAAGAGTATGGCTATATTGTAGATTATAAAGATCTTTTTCACTCTCTTGATAAGGCTATTACTGATTATACGCAAGGCGCTTTTGATGGTTATGATGATGAGGATGTTGCCGGGATTCTGAAAGACCGCCTTACTGAAGCAAAGCAAGATTTAGAAGATGCGCTTGAGATGGTAAAAGCACATTGTGAGCCAGTTAAAGCGCCTAGAGAGACTGAGAATTTTATCCATTATTTTTGTGGTAACTCTGAAAATAAGGATGATGCGATAGAGCGAGAAGCATTACGTCTGGTATTCTATCAAGATGTGTCAAAACTAGTACGTGCCTATAGTAATTTAGCAAATGAGATGATTCCGGCAGGATTTACTGAATATGAGGCAGAACAGATTCATTCAGAAGTCCGTTTTTATCAAAATGTTCGTGATGAGATTAAAGTGGCAAGTGGTGATCTTATTGATATGAAGCTCTATGAGCCAGCAATGCGAAAATTGATCGATATGTATATTACCGCAGATCCGAGTGAAGTCTTAACCGATTTTCATGAGCTTGGTTTGATTGAATTAATTGTTAAAAAAGGTGCAGATGGATTAAAAGAATTACCAGAAGGTATTCGTAATAGTCCTGAAGCGATGGCTGAGACAATTGAAAATAATATTCGTAAGAAAATTGTTGATGAGAATCCTATTAATCCTAAATATTATGAGCAGATGTCCGTTTTATTAGATGAGTTAATTAAGGAGAGAAGAGAGCAGGCACTCGATTATAAACTCTATCTTGAAGAGATCTTAGCGCTCTCCAAAAGAGTACTGAATCCTGATCAAGGATTAAGCGATTATCCTTCTATGATCGATACGCCTGCTAAAAAAGCGCTTTATGATAACCTACAACAACAAGAGAAACTCGTATTAAAAATTGATAATGCGATACGAGAGACGAAAAAGGCTGATTGGATAGGAGATCGGTTTAAAGAGCGTGAAATTTCTCAAGCAATTTATAATGCATCAGATGAGGCATTAAGTCATGAAGAGATTGAACCTATTCTTGAGCTTGTGAAAGCACAAAGAGAGTATCGGTAA